CAACAGCGAGTACGATTGATACAATCGGAGCATAGGCTGTTTTCAGTTTATCGGGCGAAAGCAGTAAATCATTTGCTTCAAAAAAGCCTCGAATGAGAAAACCTGCTAACACACCGAAAGCTGCGACTCGCCAAGGCGATTTTTTGTCAGGCACCATCCGAGAAATCCAAACAAACAAACCGATATGAAACAGCAAGAATAGAGTAACACCAACTAATCCAGTATCGATTGCTTCATTGATAAACACATTATGTGCTCTTCCGCCAGTCCATCTAGTAGAACCTGAGGAAAACTGGTTCACTTCCTGTTGCAATAAAATCATTGAAGAGTTTGGTCCGGTACCGATTATTGGACTGCTTCGAATTAACTCTAACGAGTTTTCCCAAATCAGAATTCGCCCACTACCAGATGCTATGCTATTTAAGCGTAGGAGTGACTCTGCAATGCTCTGGTTTAAAGTGTAAAAAGTAAATACCAATAAAGCGAATCCAGCCAACACAAACAAGGTATTTCTGTAAGCTTTTTTGGTGAATGACATTAGATAAGGTGTAACCAGTAGTACTACCAATATCATCGCTCTTGAACCAGAAGAAACAATTAAAAACAAGGCAGATAGAGTTATCAGTATAAATATATATTTCATGTAACCACTGGATTTTTTTGCAAATGATAGAGCAATGATGAAAGTTATCAATATTGGAACTGTGATGATGTTTGGACTTATCTCACCAACCGATGCACGAAACCCAATTGCCATCAACAAGATTGCATTCAGTGACGACATCATTTCAAGCATAGATTTAAGCATCAATGTCGCAATGATTAGAAAGCCAACCAGAAAACCCGTTGCTAATGCCAGAACATCATTCATTGTTTTCGTGTTCCCGACCAGAAGTACAATAAACAATAACTGAGAAGCAACTCCGAATATCTTAAACACAGTTTTTGAATCTTGAACCGGTGAGAATAAGAACGAGAAGCAAGCCCATAGGAAATATAAAAAACCAAATATTAAAAATATTTTCATCGATGGGTAATCAATTTTATGCTCGTCATACTTCGCACGATGCACAAATAATATAAGTAGAAGAAACCACCACATGTTATAAATCCATGGACTTTTTGCAAAACTTACAAAAGGAGATATCGCTAATATCATTGATGTCACAGCCAAGAATAGGAGATGCTTTGTAGATGCTAATATGTATACAATAACAACAGTACTGGTTATCGCCAAAAAGCAGATCATTCCCGCTTTATTTGTATAAGCAATCGAAACAATCAATGATATAAGTGTTATCAGTAGCAATAATGTTAGTGGAATCAAACGGTGAGTCAACGATTTCCAATGGTTTTCACGAGAAATCATGATATCATTACTAATCAATAAAACTAAACCGACACCGAACAAGAAAGAAGCGATCATTATTATCAAACCGCCTCGCAACCCCGAATAGAAATATATTATTCCGAATACAGAAGTTAGTAAAGGAAGAATAACAAAAATCGGCCAACCCAACTGGTTAGGTATTAGGACTTTTGGTATGGGAGTTCGAAATGAGATGGTAATCACTGTTAACACTAATGCGATAGAAAGTGTAACATTAGTATAAGGAAGCTTTAACAAAATGTACGTAGAAGTAGAAACAAGTAAGGTAGCTATTACCGACCACCATATCCAATTTCCTAATCGGTTAACTTTTTCATTTGTAGAATAAATGATTTCATCCCTTTCCAGTAAAAGCTTTCCATAAATATTTGGGATAAAATTGTCGTAATAAATCTTTCAGTCTTGTATATTGTTCAGATCCTTCCATCGCAATTATCCATTCTTTCCAACCAATGATCACCAATGCCGAAAACAAGCCTAAGGCAACCGCCAACACAACAACTAACGACCGGATTGGCCATCTTCGTACTTCTGGTGATATTGCTTGATCCAAGTAATGTAAAACTTTTTGATCGCGTTGCTCACCCAACCTTGCTTGTTCTAATTGCTGGATCAAAAAGACCAGCATTGTTTCCTGAACTTGTACCGCACGATACCTTCTTGTGAACTCGAGAGTTAACTCAGGCGAATCTTTTAATGCTATCAAATTTGAACTTAACGTTCGATCGATCTTGCCAGATATCTCGTCTCGTTGTTTGCTCAATTCCGTAATCTTTGCTTCCAATTCCTTTACTTGAGGATGAGTCCCACCCATCGTTGTTTTTGCTACATATAACGCAACATCAATTTCAGCGATATTTTTTTCGACTGTTTGAAGGGTTGTAATTGTCGCTTCGATCTGAGCTTCTGGAGAAATAATACCGGTTCGTTGGGAAAACAAACGCAATGAATCCTCGGCAATTTGTAATGACTCCTTGACAGCCATCGTCCGTTTCTCTAAGAATACTCGAGTATTATGTTGGCGAGTCGATGTTAGTTTGGAAGCTATCGCATCGGTATAATCTATTACAGCATTTGCCATTGCGGCTGCATCATTCGGATTTTTATCGGTAACAGAGATGTAAAAAGTTAAAATTTGGTTGATACCGATTCCTTCTTCAACTAAAGTATTAATTTCAAAACGGTTATCGAACTCTTTATATGCTTTTTCTAATTTATCGACCCCATACCGTTTCATGAAATCAAAACGGATATTCAGCGAATCACGTAACCTTTTCGAAGTTAGAACTGCATTAAAACCACCACTTTGCACATCGGAAACATTGCTCATTCGCAATGTCGAACTCAATGCTCCCAGTAAGCTATTTCCATCTTCTGTTGGAGGCATAAAACTGCTTACTGCTTTGTATGTCGGTGGCCAAACAAACGCAGCAACAACTCCGAGAATCGTCCAAAGCAAAATCCACCGTAAAAGGAATTTACGATGTTTAGCAAGAATTTCTAATCGCTCTAACCAACCGAACGATTCAGTTGAAGGTTTTGTTTCATTCACTGGATTGTTACTCAATTTGTTCTTTTCCTCATAACCAGAAAGAATAACCCAGGCCGATGTTGAACCAATTCTCTGATTAGATTAAAACTTCTTACAGAAATCCAAGTCGAGTTTTAACTGCTCACGTTGGTTCAGTGCTTCCGTTACCTGCTCGAACATTGACTCGCGTTTCGTGAGAATATCCGCTTTTAGATCGATCAATTCCTGCACGGAAGTGGTTATTGAAGATTCGAGCTGGCGCCGGTAGTTATAATATGCCTGCATGTAAGCCAGTTCGTCCTCTTTTTCCAATTGATCGCGCTCTTCGTATACGAATTGCTCTTCCAGCTTGTTCCGCCAATCGAGCAGCGCTGTCGCCATCACCGAAGTTGTACCCTTAATGTTATACACCTTCGCCCACTCGACATCCAACGCGGTTTCTACGCCAAACGATTCTAACACGACCCGTTGCCGTTCGGGGACTTCGGGTAAATCGGCATCAATTAAAGAAAACGACGAAAGATATCGCTGCAGCGCGCGCAGTTTCCCATGATGTTTGAATTCGTCTTTCGTTCGATCCATCCAGTTATTGAGATCGCGATAGTCAAACAAGAATGTATTGATAATCGTTAACTGCGCCAAAAAACGGGAATCGCCGGCATCCCGCTTGTACTCGATTGCGAGATCGGTATAAGTTCGATTCGCACTCTTATAGGCTAGCTCCCGAATCGCATATTCATTTTTTTTATCGACTGGAAGATATGCCAGCCAAATCCCGATGGGAAGCCCCAGGAATAATCCATAGGGCCAATAGTACGCT
The window above is part of the bacterium genome. Proteins encoded here:
- a CDS encoding O-antigen ligase family protein is translated as MIASFLFGVGLVLLISNDIMISRENHWKSLTHRLIPLTLLLLITLISLIVSIAYTNKAGMICFLAITSTVVIVYILASTKHLLFLAVTSMILAISPFVSFAKSPWIYNMWWFLLLILFVHRAKYDEHKIDYPSMKIFLIFGFLYFLWACFSFLFSPVQDSKTVFKIFGVASQLLFIVLLVGNTKTMNDVLALATGFLVGFLIIATLMLKSMLEMMSSLNAILLMAIGFRASVGEISPNIITVPILITFIIALSFAKKSSGYMKYIFILITLSALFLIVSSGSRAMILVVLLVTPYLMSFTKKAYRNTLFVLAGFALLVFTFYTLNQSIAESLLRLNSIASGSGRILIWENSLELIRSSPIIGTGPNSSMILLQQEVNQFSSGSTRWTGGRAHNVFINEAIDTGLVGVTLFLLFHIGLFVWISRMVPDKKSPWRVAAFGVLAGFLIRGFFEANDLLLSPDKLKTAYAPIVSIVLAVGYRIQVSRSEDRSRSNFRKENVS